The Streptomyces fungicidicus nucleotide sequence GAGTCGTCCTCGGCGTCGGCGGTCTCCGACACCCGCAGGCGCCAACCGCCGTTCAGGGACAGGGACGCCGCGTCCGAGGACGCGTACCAGGCACGCGGGGGCAGGGTCCCGCGGCCGGGCGACACGTCCTCGACGTAGCCGGTCGAGCCGCTTGCCGGGGTGCGCGATGACATGGGGACGAAGTCCTTTCGCAGAGTGGTGGCCTCTTCGTGGGCCGTGACGCGCCGGGAACTACCGCGGGCCGCCCACGGCGTGCCTCCCGGCGCCCTTCCCGGCCGGCTGCAGCGCGCCCTCCAGCGCGAACGTCGCCGCTCCCAGGCACACCGGATCGGTCGGGATCGGGGAGAGGACGATCCGGGCGGCGGCCAGCGGGCGGCGCAGCGCGTGCCGGGTGACGGCCGCGCGCACCTCGTCGAGCAGCGGCTCGCCGAACGCGGCCGCGACCCAGCTGCTGAGCACGACCACCTCCGGATTGAACAGGTTGATCAGATCGGCGACCCCGGCGCCCAGATAGCGGGCGGTCTCCCGGAGCACCCGCACCGCCACCGGATCGCCCGCCCGTACGCCCGCGGCGAGCGCGTCGACGGTGGCCGTCTGGTCGCCGGGCCGCAGCAGCGGGCTGTCCGGCTGCGCCTCCCGCAGATTGAGCATGATCCCGGGCGCCCCGGTGTACGTCTCCACGCAGCCGTGGTTGCCGCAGTGGCAGGGGCGGCCGTCCAGGACGAGCGTGGTGTGCCCCCATTCGCCGGCGCTGTTGGTCACGCCCCGGTGCACCCCGCCGCCCAGCACCAGCCCGGCGCCCACCCCGGTCCCCAGGTTCACCACCACCGCGTCCCCGTGCCCGCGCGCCGCCCCGGACCACAGCTCGGCCACCGCGCAGGCCCGCAACGGGTTGTCCAGGTAAAGGGGGCAGGCGAGGTGGCCGGCGAGCAGGTCGAGCAACGGGACGTCGTGCCAGTCCCAGTTGGGCGCGTACACGCAGACGCCGGTGTCCCGGTCCACCTGCCCCGGCACGCTCACCCCGGCCCCGAGCACCCGGGCGGCCCCGTCCCCGGCCCGGGCGACCACGGAACCGACCGCCGCGGCCACCCGCCCCGCGACCTGCTCGGGCCGGTCCTCCCCGGGGCCCAGTGCCTCGTCGGCGCGGGCCAGCACGTTCAGCGCCAGGTCGAAGAGCTCGACCCGGACGTAGGTCTCCGCCAGGTCGACGCCGATCAGCGCGCCGCCCGACGTGTTGACGGCCACCAGGCCCCGGGGGCGGCCGCCGGCCGAGTCCTCGAAGCCGACCTCGGTGATCATGCCCAGGGCGAGCAGCTCGCCGACCAGGGTGGCGACGGTGGCGAGACTGAGCCCGGTGGCCGCGGCCAGCTCCTGCCGGGAGGTCGGCGACGCGGCGATGATCTGGCGCAGCACCCGGTAGCGGTTGGCCGTGCGGATGTCCCGCGATGTGCGCTTCACCGAAGCCGCCCCCGTCCCTGCCGGGCCGCCCGGGCACCGGCGCGGCCAGGCTACGCAGCGGGCGGACCTTTCGACAAGGGGTTCGGAAAGGGGGGCGACGAAGTCCGGCCGGTGGCCGGGGTCACTCGCCCAGGACGTCCCGCACGAAGGCGTTGGTGAACTTGCGCCGCGGGTCCAGGTGCTCGACGCAGTTCCGGAAGTCGTCCAGCCGCGGGTAGCGGGCGCGCAGTTCCGCGGCCGGCGTGGTGAACACCTTCCCCCAGTGCGGGCGCGGGTCGAACGGGGCCAGCGCCTCCTCCACCCGCGCCACCACGGGCAGCACCGCCCGGGTGTCCTCGACCCAGGTGAAGTGGACGGCCACCGTGTCCCGCCCGTAGGAGGGGCTGAGCCACTGGCCGTCGGCGGCGACGGTCCGCACCTCGCAGGTCTGCAGCACGGGGGCGACCGTCTCCCGGATCCCGTCCAGGGCGTGCAGCGCGGCGACCGCCGACTCCCGCGGCATCAGGTACTCCGACTGCAGCTCCGCCCCGCTGCTCGGCGTGAACTCCGCCCGGAAGTGCGGCAGCCGCTCGTGCCAGGGTCCCGGCACCCCGAACTGCTCGGTGCAGTTCACGGCGGGCATGCCCGGCACCGGGTGCGTCTTCTCCGTCGCCGGGGCCGCCCGGGCGAAGTCGGGCAGCGGCTGGTCGGTGCGCCGCTTCACCCAGACCTGCCGGAAGCCCGGCGCCCGCCAGTCGGTGAACAGGCTGACGCTGTACGCCGCCGACATCACCGTCTCGAACGCGGCCCGGTCCAGCCCGTCCAGGGGCATCTCGGTGAACACGTGCTGCTCGACCTCGAAGGCCGGCTCCAGGTCCAGGGTGAGCGAGGTGACGACACCGAGCGCGCCCAGCGAGGTGACCGCCCCGCCGAACCGCTCGTCGCCGCGCGCCAGGGTCACCGTGGAACCGTCCGCCGCCACGATCTCCACCGCGCGCACGGACGAGGCCAGCGGCCCGTTGCCGACACCGGAGCCATGGGTGCCGGTGGCGACCGAACCGGCCACCGAGATGTGCGGCAGCGACGCCATGTTCGCCAGCGCCAGCCCGTGCCGGTGCACCTCCCGCGCCAGCTCCGCGTAGCGGACGCCGCCGCCGACCCGTACCGTCCGGGCCGCCGTGTCCACCTCGATCCCGGGGGGCAGCACGTCGAGGGAGAGCAGGACGCCGTCCTCGCCGGGCTCGGCGATCTCGTTGAAGGAGTGCCCGCTGCCCAGTACCCGCACCCGCGGGCTCCCGGCGACCAGATCCCGCAGCGCGTCCATGCCGTGCGGGCGGTGCAGCTCCTTGGCGGCGTACGTGATGTTGCCCGCCCAGTTGGTCACGCTCTCGGTCATCCCTCGTCCTTCCCGGCCGTCGGGGCCGAAAGGTGCCCCCGCCGGAACCTATCCCGGGAGTGACCCACGCCATGTGGGGGGACCCGGCACCCCGGATGCCCCGGCGGGGGCATACCGTGAGGAGTCGTACGTCAGCACCGGGAGGAGAACAACGGGATGGGCAGCCGTACCGCGCTGGTCGAGGATCTGATGGAGCGGTTCCCGCACGTGCCGCGCGAGGCCGTGTTCAAGGAGGACCTGCTGCGCGGCGGTGTGGCCTTCGATCCGTCCGCGCTCAGTGACAACGAGGGCGGTGACGTCAAGCCGAAGTCGTACTTCATCTTCTCCTTCGACCACGGCACCCTGCCCGAGCTGGGCGAGGCCGCGCTGCGGCGCCCGCCGGAGGAGATCATCCTCACGGGCGGCCCCTACGACCTGCGCCGTACGGTCGTGTCGGTGCGCGTGAACCCGGCCTCCCCCTACCGGGTGGCCGCCGACGAGCACGGCATGCTCGGCCTGTACCTCGACGGCAAGCGGATCTCGGACGTCGGCGTGCCGCCCATGCCCGAGTACTACCGGCACACCCTGTCCAACGGGAAGTCGGTGATGGAGGTCGCCCCCACCATCCAGTGGGGATACCTGATCTATCTGACCGTCTTCCGGGTCTGCCAGTACTTCGGCGCCAAGGAGGAGTGCCAGTACTGCGACATCAACCACAACTGGCGCCAGCACAAGGCGGCCGGCCGGCCCTACACCGGGGTGAAGGACGTCGAGGAGGTCCTGGAGGCCCTGGAGATCATCGACCGGTACGACACGGCGAAGGCCTCCACCGCCTACACCCTGACCGGCGGCGCCATCACCAGGACCGTCTCCGGACGCGACGAGGCCGACTTCTACGGCCACTACGCCAAGGCCATCGAGGAGCGCTTCCCCGGCCGCTGGATCGGCAAGGTCGTCGCCCAGGCGCTGCCCAAGGACGACGTGCAGCGCTTCAAGGACTACGGCGTGCAGATCTACCACCCCAACTTCGAGGTGTGGGACGAGTACCTCTTCAAGATGTACTGCCCCGGCAAGGAGCGTTACGTCGGCCGTGACGAGTGGCACCGGCGCATCCTCGACTCCGCCGACGTGTTCGGCGCGCGCAACGTGATCCCCAACTTCGTCGCGGGCGTGGAGATGGCCGAGCCCTTCGGCTTCAAGACCGTCGACGAGGCGATCGCGTCCACCACCGAGGGCCTGCGCTTCTTCATGTCGCAGGGCATCACGCCCCGCTTCACCACCTGGTGCCCCGAGCCGACCACCCCGCTCGGCAAGGCCAACCCGCAGGGCGCGCCGCTGGAGTACCACATCCGGCTGCTCCAGGCGTACCGGCAGACCATGGAGGACTTCGGCCTCTCCTCGCCCCCCGGATACGGTCCGCCCGGACCCGGCCGCGCGGTGTTCTCCGTCAGCTCCTTCATGGACAGCCTCCCGGCGCAGGAGCCCGCCGAGGCGGTCTGAGCCACCGGGGCGCACGCCCCCGCACAGGATTCGGAAGGCCGGAACCGAGACGTTCCGGCCTTCCGTGCGTATTGTCCCTTCGGGGTGTCGCGACGCCGCCACGGAAAGTGAGGGAAGCGCTTGTCAGTTGTGTCGGGGACGTGAAAGGCTCGGCCACTGCCGCGAGGTTTTCCCCAACTCCACAGCCAGTATGGCGAGTTGACCTCGTTCGTGATGCGGGAGACTCATGCCCGACCTGCCGAGCCCCCAGGACGCCACCGAGGCGGCGCTGTTCACCGAGTGCTGGGACGCGGCGCTGTCCTACGCCGACCTGTGCACGGCCGGCTCCGCCGCCGCCGCGGAACTCGCCCGTGAGGCCTTCGAACAGGGCATACGGGAGCTGCGCGCCGCGGAGTCGGCCACCGTCCGCGGCCACGGCCGCCGTTCCGCCCGGCTGCCCCGGATACCCCTGCTGCTGACGGCCGTTCGCAGCACCGCGGCCGCCTGGGAGGAGGCCGGAAAGGGCCACAAGCTCGACCCCGACCTGCGCCTGTGGCTCCACTCCGACCAGGCCGCCCGCTACACCGGCCCGCCACTGGAACGCCCGGTCGCCCTGCGCGGACTGCGCGATCTGCAGCACGCGGACGCCGAACTGCTGTGGCTCGCCGAGGCGGAGGCCCTGCCGCTGCCCCTGGTGGCCCGCCGGCTCGGCCTCGACCCCGCCACCGCGGCCGACGAACTCGCCCAGGTCGGCCGCATGTTCCGGGACCGCTGCCACCGCAACCACCTCGACTCGCCCCTGGACGCCGAGTGCCGCAGCTACGCACGGCTGCTCGACGCCGTCACCCGCTCGCCCGCCGCGGACACCCCCGACGACCTGTCCCGGCACCTCGCCACCTGCCACCCGTGCGCCGAGGCCGCCGCCTGCCTGCGGCTGCACGGCGGGGGACTGCCCGGAGCGCTGGCCGGCGGGGTGATCGGCTGGGGCGGCCTCGCCTACCTGGAACGCCGCCGCCGCGCCGCCGAGGTACGCCTCGGGGCCGGACGCCCCGACCGTGCCGACCCGGACACCGGTGACCCGGCGCACCCCGCCGGCCGGACCCGGATCGCCCGGCACGGCCCGCTGGTCGCCGCCGTCCTGGTGTCCCTGCTCGCGCTCGCCGTCTCACTGATGCCGTTCGGCGGCGACACGGCCGACGACGGCGCCGGACGCGCCGACGCCGACCGGCAGCCGGTGGCCGACCCCGGACCCTCGCTCCCCGCCGCGCCCACCGCCGGCCCCTCCGACACCCCGTCCCCCGAGCCGTCCCGCACGCCCACCCCGGACAGCCCCGCGGACCGGCAGATCCCCGACCCCGAACCGCAGGGCACCTCCTCCGCCACCCCCGCGCCCGAGACCACCGGCCGCGGCGCCCCGGCCGCCTGCCGGGTCGACTACGCCCTGGTCAACCAGTGGCCCGACGGATTCCAGGCCGCCGTCACCGTCACCACCCGGGACCCCCTCGCGTCCTGGCGCGTCGGCTTCACCTTCCCGGACGGCCAGCGGGTCACCCAGACGTGGGACGGCTCGGCGCACCAGGACGGGGCCGCCGTCACCGTCACCGCCGCCGACTACAACAAGTCGGTCGCCGCGGGCGGCAAGCTCGCCTTCGGCTTCCTCGCGTCCTGGAGCGGAGCCAACCGCCCGCCGTCCGGCTTCACCCTCAACGGACGGACGTGCGCGGCCGTGTGACCCCCGGGCCCGGAAAACAAGTTGACGGGCCGGTGCTGCCGCGGGCTACTGTGACGGCAGATCACGCGGTGGCCGCGCGCCACCGCACCGGAACGATCGTGGAGTGAGGAGGTGCCGACCGATGGCTGTCACCGCGCCGGGCGCTGCCCGCATCAGGGAAACCGTCACGTCCACCTCCGTGGCCACCGGCTGACCTCACCCTTTCCCGCGCCCACGCGCGGCCGCCGGGGCCACCCCACCTGAAGGGTCACCCCCTTGAGTTCCACCTCCGTCTCCTCCGCGCTCGCCCCCTACGGCTGGGACGACGCCTGGGCCGGCGAGTTCGCCCCCTACGACGCCGAAGGGCTGCTGCCCGGGCGCGTGATCCGGGTCGACCGCGGCCAGTGCGATGTCGTCACCGCGGGCGGCACCCTGCGGGCCGACACCGCCTTCGTCACCCCGCACGACCCCCTGCGGGTCGTCTGCACGGGCGACTGGGTCGCCGTCGAACCCGGCGGCAACCCGCGCTACGTACGCGCGTATCTGCCACGCCGTACCGCCTTCGTGCGCTCCACCTCCTCCAAGCGGTCCGAGGGGCAGATCCTCGCCGCCAACGTCGACCACGCCGTCGTCGCCGTCTCCCTCGCCGTCGAACTCGACCTGGGCCGTATCGAACGCTTCCTGGCACTGGCCTGGGAGTCCGGGGCGCAGCCGGTGGTCGTCCTCACCAAGGCCGACCTCGTGCCGGACGCGGTGACCCGGGCGCACCTTGTCCAGGACGTGGAGACCAGCGCCCCGGGCGTGCCCGTGATCACCGTCAGCGCGCGCGACGGGGACGGCCTCGACGTCCTCGCCGCGATCACCGCCGGCGGTACGTCGGTGCTGCTCGGCCAGTCCGGGGCGGGCAAGTCCACCCTGGCCAACGCGCTCCTCGGCGAGGACGTGATGGACGTACGGGCCACCCGGGACGTCGACGGCAAGGGCCGGCACACCACCACCACCCGCAACCTGCTGGCACTGCCCGGCGGGGGAGTCCTCATCGACACACCGGGACTGCGGGGCGTCGGCCTCTGGGACGCCGGAACCGGCGTCGGCCAGGTGTTCGCCGAGATCGAGGAGCTCGCCGAGGGCTGCCGCTTCCACGACTGCGCCCACGAGAACGAGCCGGGCTGCGCGGTCCTCGACGCCGTGGAGGGCGGCGCGCTGCCGCAGCGCCGCCTGGACAGCTACCGCAAGCTGCTCCGGGAGAACCAGTACATCGTCGCCAAGACCGACGCCAGGCTCCGCGCGGAGATCCGCAAGGACTGGAAGCGCAAGGGCGCAATCGGCAGGGCGGCGATGGAGGCCAAGCGGGGCCGCCTGCGGTAGCGCACCTCCCCGTCCGATTTCCGCCAGCCGGGACGCCCCGGCCGGCGGAGACTGGACGGTGTGAAGGACGAGGACAGCAGGTACCAGGCGGTGCGCAGCCGGGACGGCCGGTTCGACGGGGTGTTCTTCTTCGCCGTCGAGACGACCGGGATCTACTGCCGGCCCAGCTGCCCCGCCGTCACCCCCAAACGGCACAACGTGCGGTTCTTCCCGACCGCCGCCGCCGCGCAGGGCTCCGGGTTCCGGGCCTGCCGGCGGTGCCGCCCGGACGCCGTGCCCGGCTCCGCCGAATGGAACGTACGGGCCGACGTCGTCGGCCGGGCCGTGCGGCTGATCGCCGACGGCGTCGTCGACCGCGAGGGCGTCGCCGGACTCGCCGCACGGCTCGGCTACAGCGCCCGCCAGGTGCAGCGGCAGCTCACCGGCGAGCTCGGCGCCGGGCCGGTCGCGCTCGCCCGGGCCCAGCGCGCGCACGCCGCCCGGGTGCTGCTGCAGACCACCGGCCTGCCGGTCACCGAGATCGCCTTCGCCGCCGGATTCGCCAGCGTGCGGCAGTTCAACGACACCGTACGGGCCGTGTACGCCACCACCCCCAGCGGGCTGCGCGCCGCCGCGCCCCGCCGCGGACGGACCGCGGCGCGCACCGCCACACCCTCCGCCGGGATCCCCCTGCGGCTCGCCCACCGCGGCCCCTACCAGGCGGGACACGTCTTCGACCTGCTGGAACGCGAGGCCGTCCCCGGCGTCGAGGAGGTGAGCGGCACGCCGGGCGCCCGCACCTACCGGCGCACCCTGCGGCTGCCCTACGGCACCGGCATCGCCGCCGTCGGCGAACGCCCGCACACCGGTCCCGGCGCCCACCCCGGCGGCTGGCTCGACGCCCGCGTCCACCTCACCGACCCCCGCGACCTGACCACCGCCGTACAACGGCTGCGGCGGCTGTTCGACCTGGACGCCGACCCGTACGCCGTCGACGAACGGCTCGGCGCGGACGCCCGGCTCGCCCCGCTGGTCGCCGCCCGCCCCGGGCTGCGCTCCCCGGGCGCCGCCGACCCGGAGGAGTTCGCGGTGCGCGCGCTGACCGGCCGCGACGAGGCCGCACGGCTGGTCCGGTGCCACGGCAAGCGGCTCGACGCCCCCTGCGGCCCCCTCACCCACCTGTTCCCCGAACCCGCCGCCCTCGCCGGGGCTGAGCCCGGCGGCACCCTGGGCGCGCTCGCCGCCGCCCTCGCCGACGGCACCGTCCTCCTCGGCCCCGGCGCGGACCGGGACGCCGCCCGCCTGGCCCTGGCCGCCGTCCCCGGCCTCGGCCCGCGTACCATCGCCGCGATCCGCACCCGCGCGCTCGGCGAGCCGGACGTGGCCCCGCCCGGCCCGGACCTTCCCGACAGCTGGCGCCCCTGGCGCTCGTACGCCCTGAACCACCTGCGCGCAGCAGGGGAGTTGGAGTGATCATGACCGCCACCACGTACTGGACGAGCGTGGACAGCCCCGTCGGGCCGCTGCTGCTCACCGCCGCCCCGACCGGCGAGCTGACCTCGCTGTCCGTGCCCGGGCAGAAGGGCGGGCGCACCGTGCGCGACGACTGGCGGCCCGACCCCGGCCCGTTCCGCGAGGCCGCGCGGCAGCTCGCCGCGTACTTCGCGGGAGACCTCGAGGAGTTCCGGCTGGCCGTGCGCACCGCCGGCACCCCCTTCCGGGAGAAGGTGTGGGACGCCCTCGACGCCGTCCCCTACGGCGCCACCGTGTCCTACGGCGAGATCGCCGCGCGGATCGGCGCGCCCCGGGCCGCCGTGCGCGCCGTCGGCGGCGCGATCGGCGCGAACCCCCTGCTCATCGTCCGCCCCTGCCACCGGGTGATCGGCGCGGACGGCTCGCTCACCGGGTACGCCGGGGGCCTGGAGCGGAAGGTGCGGCTGCTCACCCACGAGGGAGTACTGCCCACGCCGCCGTGAGCGCGGGTCAGCCCCAGAACACCGCGCCCAGCCATGCCGCCGTGATCAGCTGGCAGGCGAACAGCTCCGTCAGCACGCTCCAGCCGCCCGAGCGCATCACCGTACGGGTCGCCGCGGCCGCCTCGCCGCGCCGGCCCAGCCGGAGCCGCTCGCGGACGTAGACCCCGGCGAGGAACCCGGGGACCGCGCCGGCCACCGGCAGCAGCACGAAGCCGAGGAACGAGCCGCAGCCCGCGTAGGCGAGCGTCCGGCCGTCGTAGCCCGCCGCGCGCAGCCGGCGGGACGGCAGCGCCCAGCGCACCGCCCGGGACAGCAACAGCAGGACGGTCGCCCCCACCAGCACCCACCAGGCGACGGGCCGCGGATCCTTCAGCGCCCACCACAGCACCCCGGCCCACACCAGCCATGATCCGGGCACCCCTGGCAGCAGCACTCCGCACAGTCCGAGCAGGAGCACCAGTCCGGCGAGCAGGAGGTCCCACGCTCCCATTCGTCCAGGGTGCCGGAGGCGGGGAGGCGGCGCAGAACGGGACGGCCCGCCCCCGCCGGCGCCCGTCGCACAGCCGTCCCGCCGTTCACCCGACGGGCCGCCCCGGACGCGACGCCGGGCGGGGATTTTCCCGATGCCCCGTTTGCATCCGGCCCTCGCGGTGGACAATTGGGGGCATGAGCCAGCAGGGGGGAAGGCCCACCGGTCCCGAGGACGACTGGTGGGGGCAGCTGTACGACGACGGCACCGGTGACACGGGCCCCGCACCGGCGCCCGACTCCCTGGACGACCGCTTCGCCTCGGCGTCCGGCACCCTGGACGCGGGCGGCCCCGCCCCGGCCGGCGCACCCCCGGCCCCTGCGGTCCCCGCCCCCCGGCCGGCCCCCGCCGGTCCGCCGGACCTGCCGCCGCGCGCCCCCTGGGAGCCCCCGGGCTCCTCGTCCCCGGGCCCGGTGACGTTCCCCGCCAGGCCCTCCCGGCCGCCCGAGCCCCCACCACGGCCGGCGTCCGACCCGCCACCGCCTCCCGCCGCCCCCACCACCGGCCGGGCCCTCGGCGCCTGGACCCCGGCCACGGCGCCGCCGCCACCGCCCGCGGCCCCGCCGGCGGGCGACGCCCCCGCGGGCCCCCGCGCCTCCCGTCTCGAACCGCTCCCGGACCCGCCCCCGTCCCGCGGCTACGTGGGTTCCCGGCCGCCCACCTACGACGCCGAGCCCACCGCCCTCCCCGAGACCGACCCCGACGACCCCGGCGATCCGGTCCCGGACACCGTGCTCGACGGCGCCCGCTACGGGGCCTGCACCCTGCGCGCCGCCTCCGTGCGCGGCGACTCCGCCCGCTACCGGGGCGAGCCGCGCCGCGACGCGCTGCTGACCGCGCGGTTCGGCACCGGCGAGCAGGCCCTCGTCCTGGTGGCCCTGGCGACCGGCGCCCGCACCGCGCCCGGCGCGCACCGGGCCGCCGCCGACGCCTGCCGGTGGATCGGCGCGGCGGTGGGCCGCAGCCACGCCCGCCTCGTCGACGACCTCAGGGCGGCCCGGCGCGGCGACCTCAAGTCCGGCCTGCACCGTCTCACCGACCGCAGCCTCGGCAGGCTCCGCGCCGACGCGGCCGAGCAGGGCCTCGACCCCGGCCTCCACACGGCCACCCTGCGCTGCCTGCTGCTGCCCGCCGACCCCGAGTGCCGCACCCGGGTCTTCTTCGGCGTGGGCCCCGGCGGGCTGTTCCGGCTGCGGGAGGGGGAGTGGCAGGACATCGAACCGGAGGCCGCCGACGTGCGGGGCGCACCCGTGGCCGGTTTCGGCTCGCCGCCCTCCGAGACCCCCGGGGGCGACCGCCTCACCATGGACCTGGGCATCCCCACACCGCCCAGCCCGTACGAGCCGGCCCCCGAACCGCCCCGCGAACCGTTCCGCTTCCGGACCTCCGTAGCCCGGCCGGGTGACACCCTGCTGATGTGCGGCACCGGTCTCGCCGACCCCCTGCGCGGCGAGCGGGACCTGCGCGCGCACCTCGCCGACCGGTGGTCGGGGCCCGAACCGCCCGGCCTCGCCGCGTTCCTCGCCGACACCCAGGTACGGGTCAAGGGATACGCCGACGACCGTACGGCCGTCGCCGTTTGGGAGGCGTGAGCGCGCCCGGTGTGACTACATGGAACCCTCCAGGCATGTTCCACACCCGAGGGGCAGACGGAACCCATGGTCAAACAGAACGTCGCGGAACAGTTCGTCGACATCCTCACCCGCGCGGGAGTCAAACGCCTCTACGGCGTCGTCGGCGACAGCCTCAACCCCGTCGTCGACGCCGTGCGCCGTAACTCCGCCATCGACTGGGTCCACGTCCGGCACGAGGAGACCGCCGCCTTCGCCGCCGGAGCCGAGGCCCAGATCACCGGCAGGCTGGGCGCCTGCGCCGGCTCCTGCGGGCCCGGAAACCTGCACCTCATCAACGGCCTCTACGACGCCCACCGTTCCATGGCCCCCGTCCTCGCCCTCGCCTCGCACATCCCGTCCAGCGAGATCGGCCTGGGCTACTTCCAGGAGACCCACCCCGACCAGCTGTTCCGCGAGTGCAGCCACTACAGCGAGATGATCTCCAGCCCGCAGCAGATGCCCCGGCTGCTGCAGACGGCCATCCAGCACGCCGTCGGCCGTTCCGGCGTCAGCGTCGTCACCCTCCCGGGCGACATCGCCGACCATGCCGCCCCCGAGAAGCCCGCCGAGACCGCCCTCGTCACCTCCCGGCCCACGGTCCGCCCCGGCGACGCCGAGATCGACCGGCTGGTCGACATGATCGACGAGGCCGAGAAGGTCACGCTGTTCTGCGGCGCCGGCACGAAGGGCGCGCACGCCGAGGTCATGGAGTTCGCGCAGAAGATCAAGTCCCCGGTGGGGCACGCCCTGCGCGGCAAGGAGTGGATCCAGTACGACAACCCGTACGACGTCGGCATGAGCGGACTGCTCGGCTACGGCGCCGCCTACGAGGCCACCCAC carries:
- a CDS encoding methylated-DNA--[protein]-cysteine S-methyltransferase, giving the protein MTATTYWTSVDSPVGPLLLTAAPTGELTSLSVPGQKGGRTVRDDWRPDPGPFREAARQLAAYFAGDLEEFRLAVRTAGTPFREKVWDALDAVPYGATVSYGEIAARIGAPRAAVRAVGGAIGANPLLIVRPCHRVIGADGSLTGYAGGLERKVRLLTHEGVLPTPP
- a CDS encoding cellulose-binding domain-containing protein — translated: MPDLPSPQDATEAALFTECWDAALSYADLCTAGSAAAAELAREAFEQGIRELRAAESATVRGHGRRSARLPRIPLLLTAVRSTAAAWEEAGKGHKLDPDLRLWLHSDQAARYTGPPLERPVALRGLRDLQHADAELLWLAEAEALPLPLVARRLGLDPATAADELAQVGRMFRDRCHRNHLDSPLDAECRSYARLLDAVTRSPAADTPDDLSRHLATCHPCAEAAACLRLHGGGLPGALAGGVIGWGGLAYLERRRRAAEVRLGAGRPDRADPDTGDPAHPAGRTRIARHGPLVAAVLVSLLALAVSLMPFGGDTADDGAGRADADRQPVADPGPSLPAAPTAGPSDTPSPEPSRTPTPDSPADRQIPDPEPQGTSSATPAPETTGRGAPAACRVDYALVNQWPDGFQAAVTVTTRDPLASWRVGFTFPDGQRVTQTWDGSAHQDGAAVTVTAADYNKSVAAGGKLAFGFLASWSGANRPPSGFTLNGRTCAAV
- a CDS encoding radical SAM protein; translated protein: MGSRTALVEDLMERFPHVPREAVFKEDLLRGGVAFDPSALSDNEGGDVKPKSYFIFSFDHGTLPELGEAALRRPPEEIILTGGPYDLRRTVVSVRVNPASPYRVAADEHGMLGLYLDGKRISDVGVPPMPEYYRHTLSNGKSVMEVAPTIQWGYLIYLTVFRVCQYFGAKEECQYCDINHNWRQHKAAGRPYTGVKDVEEVLEALEIIDRYDTAKASTAYTLTGGAITRTVSGRDEADFYGHYAKAIEERFPGRWIGKVVAQALPKDDVQRFKDYGVQIYHPNFEVWDEYLFKMYCPGKERYVGRDEWHRRILDSADVFGARNVIPNFVAGVEMAEPFGFKTVDEAIASTTEGLRFFMSQGITPRFTTWCPEPTTPLGKANPQGAPLEYHIRLLQAYRQTMEDFGLSSPPGYGPPGPGRAVFSVSSFMDSLPAQEPAEAV
- a CDS encoding bifunctional transcriptional activator/DNA repair enzyme AdaA produces the protein MKDEDSRYQAVRSRDGRFDGVFFFAVETTGIYCRPSCPAVTPKRHNVRFFPTAAAAQGSGFRACRRCRPDAVPGSAEWNVRADVVGRAVRLIADGVVDREGVAGLAARLGYSARQVQRQLTGELGAGPVALARAQRAHAARVLLQTTGLPVTEIAFAAGFASVRQFNDTVRAVYATTPSGLRAAAPRRGRTAARTATPSAGIPLRLAHRGPYQAGHVFDLLEREAVPGVEEVSGTPGARTYRRTLRLPYGTGIAAVGERPHTGPGAHPGGWLDARVHLTDPRDLTTAVQRLRRLFDLDADPYAVDERLGADARLAPLVAARPGLRSPGAADPEEFAVRALTGRDEAARLVRCHGKRLDAPCGPLTHLFPEPAALAGAEPGGTLGALAAALADGTVLLGPGADRDAARLALAAVPGLGPRTIAAIRTRALGEPDVAPPGPDLPDSWRPWRSYALNHLRAAGELE
- a CDS encoding FAD-binding protein, giving the protein MTESVTNWAGNITYAAKELHRPHGMDALRDLVAGSPRVRVLGSGHSFNEIAEPGEDGVLLSLDVLPPGIEVDTAARTVRVGGGVRYAELAREVHRHGLALANMASLPHISVAGSVATGTHGSGVGNGPLASSVRAVEIVAADGSTVTLARGDERFGGAVTSLGALGVVTSLTLDLEPAFEVEQHVFTEMPLDGLDRAAFETVMSAAYSVSLFTDWRAPGFRQVWVKRRTDQPLPDFARAAPATEKTHPVPGMPAVNCTEQFGVPGPWHERLPHFRAEFTPSSGAELQSEYLMPRESAVAALHALDGIRETVAPVLQTCEVRTVAADGQWLSPSYGRDTVAVHFTWVEDTRAVLPVVARVEEALAPFDPRPHWGKVFTTPAAELRARYPRLDDFRNCVEHLDPRRKFTNAFVRDVLGE
- a CDS encoding ROK family transcriptional regulator, which produces MKRTSRDIRTANRYRVLRQIIAASPTSRQELAAATGLSLATVATLVGELLALGMITEVGFEDSAGGRPRGLVAVNTSGGALIGVDLAETYVRVELFDLALNVLARADEALGPGEDRPEQVAGRVAAAVGSVVARAGDGAARVLGAGVSVPGQVDRDTGVCVYAPNWDWHDVPLLDLLAGHLACPLYLDNPLRACAVAELWSGAARGHGDAVVVNLGTGVGAGLVLGGGVHRGVTNSAGEWGHTTLVLDGRPCHCGNHGCVETYTGAPGIMLNLREAQPDSPLLRPGDQTATVDALAAGVRAGDPVAVRVLRETARYLGAGVADLINLFNPEVVVLSSWVAAAFGEPLLDEVRAAVTRHALRRPLAAARIVLSPIPTDPVCLGAATFALEGALQPAGKGAGRHAVGGPR
- a CDS encoding DUF456 domain-containing protein — its product is MGAWDLLLAGLVLLLGLCGVLLPGVPGSWLVWAGVLWWALKDPRPVAWWVLVGATVLLLLSRAVRWALPSRRLRAAGYDGRTLAYAGCGSFLGFVLLPVAGAVPGFLAGVYVRERLRLGRRGEAAAATRTVMRSGGWSVLTELFACQLITAAWLGAVFWG
- the rsgA gene encoding ribosome small subunit-dependent GTPase A, with product MSSTSVSSALAPYGWDDAWAGEFAPYDAEGLLPGRVIRVDRGQCDVVTAGGTLRADTAFVTPHDPLRVVCTGDWVAVEPGGNPRYVRAYLPRRTAFVRSTSSKRSEGQILAANVDHAVVAVSLAVELDLGRIERFLALAWESGAQPVVVLTKADLVPDAVTRAHLVQDVETSAPGVPVITVSARDGDGLDVLAAITAGGTSVLLGQSGAGKSTLANALLGEDVMDVRATRDVDGKGRHTTTTRNLLALPGGGVLIDTPGLRGVGLWDAGTGVGQVFAEIEELAEGCRFHDCAHENEPGCAVLDAVEGGALPQRRLDSYRKLLRENQYIVAKTDARLRAEIRKDWKRKGAIGRAAMEAKRGRLR